The proteins below come from a single Stutzerimonas stutzeri RCH2 genomic window:
- a CDS encoding LEA type 2 family protein: MHILATLHRPLRLLLIALLASALGACAAFSPRDPLNVQVAGIQPLQGEGLELRFMVRLRLQNPNEAAIDYNGVALDLEVNGRRLASGVSDQRGTVPRFGESVLSVPVTISAFSAARQALGLAEHVGLDEVPYVLRGKLAGGLFGTQRFVEKGTFDLSPAATSPYRRP; this comes from the coding sequence GTGCACATACTTGCCACGCTTCACCGCCCGCTGCGTCTGCTGCTGATCGCCCTGCTTGCCTCGGCGCTCGGCGCCTGCGCAGCCTTTTCGCCACGCGACCCGCTGAACGTTCAGGTCGCCGGCATCCAGCCGCTGCAGGGCGAAGGTCTGGAGTTGCGCTTCATGGTCCGGCTGCGCCTGCAGAACCCCAACGAGGCCGCCATCGATTACAACGGCGTCGCCCTCGATCTGGAGGTCAACGGTCGCCGACTGGCCAGCGGCGTCAGCGACCAGCGCGGCACGGTGCCGCGCTTCGGCGAGAGCGTGCTCAGCGTGCCGGTGACCATTTCCGCCTTCTCGGCTGCGCGCCAGGCGCTGGGGCTGGCCGAGCACGTCGGTCTCGACGAGGTGCCCTACGTGCTGCGCGGCAAGCTTGCCGGCGGCCTGTTCGGCACCCAGCGCTTCGTCGAGAAAGGCACCTTCGATCTCTCTCCGGCAGCAACCTCACCCTATCGCCGCCCCTAG
- a CDS encoding YqaE/Pmp3 family membrane protein, protein MDLIRIIVAILLPPLGVFLQVGFAGAFWLNILLTLLGYIPGIIHAVWIIARR, encoded by the coding sequence ATGGACCTTATCCGCATCATCGTTGCGATTCTGCTGCCACCGCTTGGTGTGTTTCTCCAAGTCGGCTTCGCTGGCGCGTTCTGGCTGAACATCCTGTTGACGCTGCTCGGCTACATTCCCGGCATCATCCACGCCGTCTGGATCATCGCCCGCCGCTGA
- a CDS encoding slipin family protein, with product MAYEMSFLVLLVLLVGVLASAFRILREYERGVVFMLGRFWKVKGPGLILIIPGVQQMVRVDLRTLVLDVPTQDVISRDNVSVKVNAVVYYRVLDAQKAIIEVEDYHSATSQLAQTTLRAVLGKHELDDMLAERERLNTDIQQVLDAQTDAWGIKVANVEIKHVDLDESMVRAIARQAEAERERRAKVIHAEGELQASEKLMQAAEMLGRQSGAMQLRYMQTLSNIAGDKSSTIVFPLPIELLQGIKNLDRKP from the coding sequence ATGGCTTATGAAATGAGTTTTCTGGTGCTGCTGGTATTGCTGGTGGGGGTGCTGGCCTCGGCGTTTCGCATCCTGCGCGAGTACGAACGCGGCGTGGTGTTCATGCTCGGCCGCTTCTGGAAGGTCAAAGGGCCTGGGCTGATTCTGATCATCCCCGGCGTGCAGCAGATGGTGCGGGTCGACCTGCGCACACTGGTGCTGGACGTGCCGACGCAGGACGTGATCTCCCGCGACAACGTCTCGGTGAAGGTCAATGCGGTGGTGTATTACCGAGTGCTCGATGCGCAGAAGGCGATCATCGAGGTCGAGGACTACCACTCGGCGACCAGCCAGCTGGCGCAAACCACCTTGCGCGCGGTACTCGGCAAGCACGAACTGGACGACATGCTGGCCGAGCGCGAGCGGCTCAACACCGATATCCAGCAGGTTCTGGACGCACAGACCGACGCCTGGGGCATCAAGGTGGCCAACGTCGAGATCAAGCACGTCGACCTCGACGAGTCCATGGTCCGCGCCATCGCGCGCCAGGCCGAGGCGGAACGCGAGCGGCGCGCCAAGGTCATTCATGCAGAGGGCGAACTGCAGGCTTCGGAAAAACTGATGCAGGCCGCCGAAATGCTCGGCCGGCAATCAGGCGCGATGCAGCTGCGCTACATGCAGACGCTGAGCAACATCGCCGGCGACAAGAGCTCCACCATCGTCTTCCCGCTGCCCATCGAGCTGCTGCAGGGCATCAAGAACCTCGACAGGAAACCCTGA
- a CDS encoding response regulator — MSESFIDQSNFRRILNRNVAVPLGFGFLSAFFFSAIVYYLLSVGHWVEQSVKGVAHAHEALRLVADLETGLRGYLIAGEEPFLDPYRQGLGQMERELDALKVYAGSDPLQLSRLEKIDAAHHLWLAFAEEGISRRAAGEPVVDYVRTRRGLDLTNQRRNLLNEFIAEERQLRAQRTDTSEVITTALIGGFLLFSLIFSGMLVYLGRRDLTSLSTTYSELLGKQHAHAEALEQQAWYRTGQTQLSDSIIGELALPALGQGVLNFLSRYIDAAVGALYVVQDGKLQRVAEYAYDPDHLQSGRTLNVGTGLVGQAALERRVMALEDLPADYLKVTSALGDTAPRSVLIVPVEDSGMLNGVIELGFLRPLREQDSELLRRIAPSIASAIEAARYRQRLQKVLAETQQLNEELQVQQEELRAANEELEEQSNALRESQAHMEEQQAELEQTNEQLAEQTEALARQRDQMDEKNQRLNEAQLMLEQRADELQRASRYKSEFLANMSHELRTPLNSSLILAKLLADNPAGNLSDEQVQFARSIYSAGNDLLTLINDILDISKVEAGKFEVHPELTILSRLVDGMKNLFLPQAMERSLQFSVELADDLPASLFTDRQRLEQILKNLLANAFKFTEKGSVTLRVEPRDDDLLAFAVRDTGIGIAQEQQAVIFEAFRQADGTTNRRYGGTGLGLSISRELANLLGGQIEVQSAPGAGSTFTLVVPQSYSEARVAEPLVVEPSSSPSLPSRPVEPPQRRAEPQAPRHAVSAPPQRLPDDRDRFPFKERCVLVIEDEPQFARILHDLAHELQYSCLLAQNADDGFDTALQYKPDAILLDMRLPDHSGLTVLERLKENPATRHIPVHVVSVEDRKEAAMQMGAVGYAMKPTTREELKDVFSRLEAKLAQKVKRILLVEDDALQRESMSRLIEDVDIEITAVEFGAQALEQLRDTVFDCMIIDLKLPDMDGSELLERMAKEDICSFPPVIVYTGRNLTRDEEAALLKYSRSIIIKGARSPERLLDEVTLFLHKVESDMPPERQKMLKSARSREKAFEGRKILVVDDDVRNVFALTSALEQKGALVEIARNGLEAIDKLQHDTDIDLVLMDIMMPEMDGFTAMQEIRKDVRFAKLPIIAVTAKAMKDDQDRCLSAGANDYLAKPIDLDRLFSLIRVWLPKVELL; from the coding sequence ATGAGCGAGTCCTTCATCGACCAGAGCAATTTCAGACGGATACTCAACCGTAACGTGGCCGTGCCACTGGGTTTCGGTTTCCTCAGCGCCTTCTTCTTCAGCGCCATCGTCTATTACCTGCTGAGCGTCGGCCATTGGGTCGAACAATCGGTCAAAGGGGTCGCCCACGCCCATGAAGCGTTGCGCCTGGTCGCCGACCTGGAAACCGGTCTGCGCGGCTACCTGATCGCCGGTGAGGAGCCGTTTCTCGACCCCTATCGCCAGGGGCTGGGGCAGATGGAGCGCGAGCTGGACGCGCTCAAGGTCTACGCGGGCAGCGACCCTCTGCAGCTTTCGCGCCTCGAGAAAATCGACGCGGCCCACCATCTCTGGCTGGCTTTTGCCGAAGAGGGCATCTCACGGCGGGCGGCCGGTGAGCCGGTGGTCGATTACGTGCGCACCCGCCGGGGCCTGGACCTGACCAACCAGCGGCGCAACCTGCTCAACGAATTCATTGCCGAGGAGCGCCAACTGCGCGCCCAGCGCACCGATACTTCGGAAGTCATCACCACCGCGCTGATCGGTGGCTTCCTGCTGTTCAGCCTGATTTTCAGCGGCATGCTGGTCTATCTCGGTCGTCGTGACCTGACCTCCTTGTCCACCACCTACTCAGAGTTGCTGGGCAAGCAACATGCCCATGCCGAGGCATTGGAACAACAGGCCTGGTATCGCACCGGGCAGACCCAGCTCAGCGATTCGATCATCGGCGAACTGGCCTTGCCGGCACTGGGCCAAGGCGTGCTGAACTTCCTCTCGCGCTACATCGACGCGGCCGTGGGTGCGCTGTACGTGGTGCAGGACGGCAAGCTGCAGCGCGTCGCCGAATACGCCTACGACCCGGATCACCTGCAGAGCGGCCGAACGCTCAACGTCGGCACCGGTCTGGTCGGCCAGGCAGCGCTCGAACGCCGGGTCATGGCGCTGGAAGACCTGCCGGCGGATTATCTCAAGGTCACCTCGGCGCTGGGTGACACCGCGCCGCGCTCGGTGCTCATCGTGCCGGTGGAAGACAGCGGCATGCTCAACGGCGTGATCGAACTCGGCTTCCTGCGGCCATTGCGCGAGCAGGACAGCGAACTGCTGCGACGCATCGCTCCGAGCATCGCCTCGGCCATCGAAGCCGCGCGCTACCGTCAGCGCCTGCAGAAGGTGCTGGCCGAGACCCAGCAGCTCAACGAGGAGCTGCAGGTGCAGCAGGAAGAGCTGCGCGCCGCCAACGAGGAGCTGGAGGAGCAATCCAACGCCCTGCGCGAATCCCAGGCGCACATGGAAGAGCAACAGGCCGAGCTGGAGCAGACCAACGAACAGCTGGCCGAGCAGACCGAGGCCCTGGCCCGTCAGCGCGATCAGATGGACGAGAAGAACCAGCGCCTGAACGAGGCGCAGCTGATGCTCGAACAGCGCGCCGATGAGCTGCAGCGCGCCAGCCGCTACAAGTCCGAATTCCTCGCCAACATGTCCCACGAGCTGCGTACGCCGCTGAACAGCTCGCTGATCCTGGCCAAGTTGCTAGCTGACAACCCGGCCGGCAATCTCAGCGACGAGCAGGTCCAGTTCGCCCGCTCGATCTACTCGGCGGGCAACGACCTGCTCACGCTGATCAACGACATTCTCGACATTTCCAAAGTGGAAGCCGGCAAGTTCGAGGTCCATCCCGAGCTAACCATCCTCTCCCGTCTGGTCGACGGCATGAAGAATCTGTTCTTGCCCCAGGCGATGGAGCGCTCGCTGCAGTTCAGCGTCGAACTGGCCGACGACCTGCCGGCCAGCCTGTTCACCGACCGCCAGCGGCTGGAGCAGATCCTCAAGAACCTGTTGGCCAACGCCTTCAAGTTCACCGAGAAGGGTTCGGTGACGCTGCGTGTGGAGCCTCGTGATGACGACCTGCTGGCCTTCGCCGTGCGCGATACCGGCATTGGCATCGCGCAGGAACAGCAGGCAGTAATCTTCGAAGCGTTCCGCCAGGCCGACGGCACCACCAATCGGCGTTACGGCGGCACCGGCCTGGGCCTGTCGATTTCCCGCGAGCTGGCCAACCTGCTCGGTGGCCAGATCGAGGTGCAGAGCGCGCCGGGGGCGGGCAGCACCTTCACCCTGGTCGTGCCGCAGAGCTACAGCGAAGCACGCGTTGCCGAGCCGCTTGTGGTGGAGCCGAGCAGCAGCCCGTCTCTGCCGAGCCGGCCGGTCGAGCCGCCGCAGCGCCGCGCAGAGCCGCAAGCGCCGCGCCATGCGGTCAGTGCACCGCCGCAGCGCCTACCGGATGACCGCGACAGATTCCCCTTCAAGGAGCGCTGCGTGCTGGTCATCGAGGACGAGCCGCAGTTCGCCCGCATCCTCCACGATCTCGCCCATGAACTGCAGTACAGCTGCCTGCTGGCGCAGAACGCCGACGACGGCTTCGATACCGCGCTGCAGTACAAGCCGGACGCGATCCTGCTCGACATGCGCCTGCCGGACCACTCCGGCCTGACCGTGCTCGAGCGCCTCAAGGAAAACCCGGCGACGCGGCATATCCCGGTCCACGTGGTCTCCGTGGAGGATCGCAAGGAGGCTGCGATGCAGATGGGCGCGGTGGGCTATGCGATGAAGCCGACCACCCGCGAGGAACTGAAGGACGTGTTCAGCCGCCTGGAAGCCAAGCTGGCGCAGAAGGTCAAACGCATCCTGCTGGTCGAGGACGACGCCCTGCAGCGGGAGAGCATGTCGCGGCTGATCGAGGACGTCGACATCGAGATCACCGCTGTCGAGTTCGGCGCGCAGGCGCTGGAACAGCTGCGCGATACGGTGTTCGACTGCATGATCATCGACCTCAAGCTGCCGGACATGGACGGCAGCGAGCTGCTCGAGCGCATGGCCAAGGAGGACATCTGCTCCTTCCCGCCGGTGATCGTCTATACCGGGCGCAACCTCACCCGCGACGAAGAAGCGGCGCTGCTCAAGTACTCGCGCTCGATCATCATCAAGGGCGCGCGCTCGCCGGAGCGTCTGCTCGACGAGGTCACGCTGTTCCTGCACAAGGTCGAGTCGGATATGCCGCCGGAGCGGCAGAAGATGCTGAAAAGCGCGCGCAGCCGCGAGAAGGCCTTCGAGGGCCGCAAGATCCTGGTGGTGGACGACGACGTGCGCAACGTCTTCGCCCTGACCAGCGCGCTGGAACAGAAGGGCGCGCTGGTGGAAATCGCCCGCAATGGCCTGGAGGCCATCGACAAGCTGCAGCACGACACTGACATCGACCTGGTGCTGATGGACATCATGATGCCGGAAATGGATGGCTTCACCGCCATGCAGGAAATTCGCAAGGATGTTCGTTTCGCCAAACTGCCAATCATCGCGGTAACCGCCAAGGCGATGAAGGATGACCAGGATCGCTGCCTGAGCGCTGGTGCCAATGACTACCTGGCCAAACCCATCGACCTCGACCGGCTGTTCTCGCTGATCCGCGTCTGGCTGCCGAAAGTGGAGCTGCTGTGA
- a CDS encoding chemotaxis protein CheB, whose translation MSSPAQALLQARRQPPIEAVVIGASAGGLEALGMVLEGLPSGYRPPILVVQHIPASGPTHLAEIFARRTRLQVKEANDKDQLRCGMLYFAAPGYHLLVENDRSLSLSQDDAVHFSRPSIDVLFESAADTWGAQVAGVLLTGANEDGAAGLEAIHRCGGLTVIQDPAEAAVPTMPRAALQRFAPDFILPLRDIHRLLRELE comes from the coding sequence ATGAGCAGCCCCGCGCAGGCGCTTCTTCAGGCGAGACGCCAGCCGCCCATCGAGGCGGTGGTGATCGGTGCGTCCGCCGGTGGGCTGGAGGCGCTCGGCATGGTGCTCGAAGGCCTGCCCAGCGGTTACCGTCCACCGATTCTGGTGGTCCAGCACATACCTGCCAGCGGACCCACTCATCTGGCCGAGATCTTCGCTCGCAGAACCCGGCTGCAGGTCAAGGAAGCGAACGACAAGGACCAGTTACGCTGCGGAATGCTGTACTTTGCCGCACCCGGTTATCACCTGTTGGTCGAGAATGACCGCAGCCTGTCGCTGAGCCAGGACGATGCGGTGCATTTTTCCCGCCCGTCGATCGACGTGCTGTTCGAATCGGCAGCCGATACCTGGGGCGCGCAGGTCGCCGGTGTTCTGCTGACCGGCGCCAACGAGGACGGCGCTGCCGGTCTCGAGGCGATTCACCGCTGCGGCGGTTTGACCGTGATCCAGGACCCCGCCGAAGCGGCGGTGCCGACCATGCCACGCGCCGCCCTGCAGCGCTTCGCACCGGATTTCATCTTGCCTCTGCGCGACATCCACCGTTTGTTGCGAGAACTGGAGTGA
- a CDS encoding CheR family methyltransferase, which yields MPDRNVEIELKLLIEAIYLKYSYDFRDYSGASLKRRVLLSLKQLNCDSISELQRKILYDPQAFMDLLQYLTIPVSEMFRDPSYFRSLREHVVPVLRTYPSLKIWIAGCSTGEEVYSMAILLKEEGLLERSIIYATDINPRSLEQARQGIFAIDHLRQYTANYQQAGGTRSFSDYYTAAYDSAIMDKALKEKVTFADHSLATDSVFSETQLISCRNVLIYFNKPLQDRAFGLFHESLCHRGFLGLGSKETVEFSGYASYYEPFDKSERIFRKL from the coding sequence ATGCCCGACCGTAATGTCGAGATCGAACTCAAGCTGCTGATCGAGGCCATCTACCTCAAGTACAGCTACGATTTTCGCGACTACTCCGGCGCCTCGCTCAAGCGCCGGGTGTTGCTGTCGCTCAAGCAGCTGAACTGCGACAGCATCTCGGAACTGCAGCGCAAGATTCTCTACGACCCGCAGGCTTTCATGGACCTGCTGCAGTACCTCACCATTCCGGTCAGCGAGATGTTCCGCGACCCGAGCTACTTCCGCTCGCTGCGCGAGCATGTAGTGCCGGTGCTGCGCACCTATCCGTCGCTGAAGATCTGGATCGCCGGTTGCAGCACCGGGGAAGAGGTCTACTCGATGGCCATCCTGCTCAAGGAGGAAGGTCTGCTGGAGCGCTCGATCATCTATGCCACCGACATCAACCCGCGTTCGCTGGAGCAGGCGCGCCAGGGCATCTTCGCCATCGACCACCTGCGCCAGTACACGGCCAACTATCAGCAGGCCGGCGGCACGCGCAGCTTTTCCGACTATTACACCGCCGCTTACGACTCGGCGATCATGGACAAGGCGCTGAAAGAAAAGGTTACGTTTGCCGACCATAGCCTGGCGACCGATAGCGTATTTTCCGAAACGCAGTTGATCTCCTGCCGCAACGTGCTGATCTATTTCAACAAGCCGCTGCAGGATCGTGCCTTCGGGCTGTTTCACGAATCGCTCTGCCATCGGGGTTTTCTCGGCCTCGGCAGCAAGGAAACCGTCGAGTTTTCCGGCTACGCCAGCTACTACGAGCCGTTCGACAAATCGGAAAGGATCTTCCGCAAGCTATGA
- a CDS encoding NfeD family protein: MPRHPLSWLLFLLCALAVQGASAAAPVTLLRVDGAIGPASADYVLRGLEHARDEGAQLVVLELDTPGGLDVSMRAIIKAILASPIPVATYVTPSGARAASAGTYMLYASHVAAMAPGTNLGAATPVQIGGGMPGAPPEQPKGEKDEDTQKPADAMSRKQINDAAAYIRGLAQLRERNAEWAEQAVREAVSLSASEALELEVIDYLARDVADLLRQLDGKTLATIAGDVSLNTADAQLIEHAPDWRVRLLAVITNPSVALILMMIGIYGLILEFSSPGMGGGGVLGCICLILALYALQLLPVNYAGVALILLGIAFMVAEGFLPSFGMLGIGGVAAFVTGAVILIDTDVPGFGIPLSLIVPLGIISALLVFALVAMALKARRQRLVSGDSALIGSLVLVDAVPTQNPHSGWVHLHGENWQVRSTTALQVGQQVRVIARDGLQLEVAPPSATNREELNHGL, translated from the coding sequence ATGCCTCGCCACCCCCTTAGCTGGCTGCTTTTCCTGCTCTGCGCGCTGGCGGTCCAGGGTGCGAGCGCCGCGGCGCCGGTGACACTGCTGCGGGTGGATGGCGCCATCGGTCCGGCCAGTGCCGACTATGTATTGCGCGGCCTCGAACATGCCCGCGACGAGGGCGCACAACTGGTGGTGCTGGAGCTGGACACTCCCGGCGGGCTCGACGTTTCCATGCGCGCCATCATCAAGGCGATCCTCGCCAGCCCGATCCCGGTGGCCACCTATGTCACCCCCAGCGGCGCCCGTGCCGCCAGCGCCGGCACCTACATGCTCTACGCCAGTCATGTCGCGGCGATGGCGCCCGGTACCAATCTCGGCGCGGCAACGCCGGTGCAGATCGGCGGCGGTATGCCCGGTGCTCCACCCGAGCAGCCGAAGGGCGAAAAGGATGAGGACACGCAGAAGCCCGCCGATGCCATGAGCCGCAAGCAGATCAACGATGCGGCGGCCTATATCCGCGGCCTCGCTCAGCTGCGCGAACGCAACGCCGAGTGGGCCGAGCAGGCGGTGCGCGAGGCGGTCAGCCTGTCTGCCAGCGAAGCGCTGGAACTGGAGGTGATCGATTACCTGGCGCGCGATGTCGCCGACCTGCTGCGCCAGCTCGACGGCAAGACCCTCGCCACCATCGCGGGCGACGTCAGCCTGAACACCGCCGATGCGCAGCTGATCGAGCATGCGCCGGACTGGCGGGTACGCCTGCTGGCGGTGATCACCAACCCGAGCGTCGCGCTGATCCTGATGATGATCGGCATCTACGGGCTGATCCTCGAATTTTCCAGCCCGGGCATGGGTGGCGGCGGCGTGCTCGGCTGCATCTGCCTGATCCTTGCGCTGTATGCGCTGCAACTGCTGCCGGTGAACTACGCCGGCGTCGCGCTGATCCTGCTCGGCATCGCCTTCATGGTCGCCGAGGGCTTTCTGCCCAGCTTCGGCATGCTCGGCATCGGTGGCGTTGCCGCGTTCGTCACCGGCGCGGTGATCCTGATCGACACCGACGTGCCCGGTTTCGGCATACCGCTCTCGCTGATCGTGCCGCTGGGAATCATCAGCGCCCTGCTGGTGTTCGCCCTCGTCGCCATGGCGTTGAAAGCGAGACGCCAGCGGCTGGTCAGCGGCGACAGCGCGCTGATCGGCAGCCTGGTGCTGGTCGACGCAGTGCCAACACAGAACCCGCACAGCGGCTGGGTGCACCTGCACGGCGAGAACTGGCAGGTGCGCAGCACCACCGCACTGCAGGTCGGCCAGCAGGTGCGCGTGATCGCCCGGGACGGTCTGCAACTGGAGGTCGCGCCACCATCTGCAACCAATCGAGAGGAGCTGAACCATGGCTTATGA
- a CDS encoding hybrid sensor histidine kinase/response regulator, whose product MPDRADEVNLLIVDDLPENLLALDALLQAPGVRVHQAESAEQALELLLRYEFALAILDVQMPGMDGFQLAELMRGTERTKQIPIVFVSAAGRELNYAFKGYESGAVDFMHKPLDAHAVRSKVSVFVDLYRSRKRLARQLEALERSRREQEVLLDELRSTKAELEDAVRMRDDFMSIVSHELKTPLNTLILEVQLRKLQLGRNNFAAFSEERLRNMVDKDERQVQSLIRLIDDMLDVSRIRTGKLSIRPSRTDLAELVGNVVESFAAQMEACGCELRLERAESIIGVWDAFRIEQVLANLLTNAMRYGAGKPVQVSVTSCAEGACIEVRDHGIGISPQSLERIFCQFERAEGSEGSAGLGLGLFIADQIVRAHNGRIQVQSVEGQGSQFRVLLPLGE is encoded by the coding sequence ATGCCCGACCGTGCCGACGAGGTGAACCTGCTGATCGTCGATGACCTGCCGGAAAACCTGCTGGCGCTGGATGCCTTGTTGCAGGCGCCTGGCGTGCGGGTGCATCAGGCCGAGTCGGCCGAGCAGGCGCTCGAACTGTTGCTGCGGTACGAGTTCGCCCTGGCCATTCTCGACGTACAGATGCCGGGCATGGACGGCTTCCAGCTGGCCGAGCTGATGCGTGGCACCGAGCGCACCAAGCAGATCCCGATCGTTTTCGTCAGCGCGGCCGGCCGCGAGCTCAATTACGCCTTCAAGGGCTACGAGAGCGGTGCGGTGGATTTCATGCACAAACCGCTGGATGCCCATGCGGTGCGCAGCAAGGTCAGCGTGTTCGTCGACCTGTACCGCAGCCGCAAACGCCTGGCGCGTCAGCTCGAAGCGCTGGAGCGTAGCCGTCGCGAACAGGAAGTGTTGCTCGATGAACTGCGCAGCACCAAAGCCGAGCTGGAAGATGCAGTGCGCATGCGTGACGATTTCATGTCGATCGTCTCCCATGAGCTGAAAACGCCGTTGAACACGCTGATTCTGGAGGTGCAGCTGCGCAAGCTGCAGCTCGGCCGCAACAACTTCGCGGCCTTCAGCGAAGAGCGCCTGCGCAACATGGTCGACAAGGACGAGCGGCAGGTCCAGAGTCTGATCCGCCTGATCGACGACATGCTCGATGTTTCGCGCATCCGCACCGGAAAGTTGTCGATTCGCCCGAGTCGCACCGACCTTGCCGAGCTGGTCGGTAACGTCGTGGAGAGCTTCGCCGCGCAGATGGAAGCCTGCGGTTGCGAGCTGCGACTGGAGCGGGCCGAGTCGATCATCGGCGTGTGGGACGCTTTCCGCATCGAGCAGGTGCTGGCCAACCTGCTGACCAACGCCATGCGTTACGGTGCCGGCAAGCCGGTGCAGGTCAGCGTCACCTCATGCGCAGAAGGTGCCTGCATCGAGGTGCGCGACCACGGCATCGGCATCAGCCCACAGAGCCTGGAGCGCATCTTCTGCCAGTTCGAGCGCGCCGAGGGCAGCGAAGGCAGCGCTGGCCTGGGGCTGGGCCTGTTTATCGCCGACCAGATCGTCCGCGCACACAACGGCCGCATCCAGGTGCAGAGCGTGGAGGGGCAGGGTTCGCAGTTCCGCGTCCTGCTGCCACTGGGCGAATAG
- a CDS encoding SDR family oxidoreductase yields the protein MPEPTAVICGATAGVGRATAEAFAKAGYRVALIARGEQGLRDTQEQLEALGATVLAISADVADAAALDAAASRIEAELGAIDVWVNAAMATVFGPFAALTAEEIRRVTEVTYLGSVHGTLAALRHMRSRNRGTIVQVGSALAYRAIPLQSAYCGAKFAIRGFIDSLRCELIHDNSAIRLSMVQLPAHNTPQFEWARNKIGWRAQPVPPIHTPEVAARAILHAAREAPRELWVGSASLKAIIGTLFMPGLLDRMLARQAWDGQLIPERAPEGRPDNLFEPVEGLHATEGRFSDQAQPRALALSSATVGKLALGAGTLLALGAGWALGRRRR from the coding sequence ATGCCAGAACCAACCGCGGTGATCTGTGGAGCGACCGCCGGAGTCGGCCGTGCGACCGCCGAGGCTTTCGCCAAAGCCGGCTACCGGGTCGCGCTGATCGCGCGCGGCGAACAGGGCCTGCGCGACACCCAGGAGCAACTCGAAGCGCTCGGCGCGACGGTTCTGGCGATTTCCGCAGACGTCGCCGATGCCGCTGCGCTGGATGCCGCAGCCAGCCGCATCGAAGCGGAGCTCGGCGCCATCGATGTCTGGGTCAATGCGGCGATGGCCACGGTGTTCGGCCCCTTCGCTGCCTTGACCGCCGAGGAGATCCGCCGCGTCACCGAGGTGACCTATCTCGGCAGCGTGCATGGCACCCTGGCCGCGCTGCGCCACATGCGCTCGCGCAACCGCGGCACCATCGTCCAGGTTGGCTCGGCGCTGGCCTACCGCGCGATACCGCTGCAGTCCGCCTATTGCGGCGCCAAGTTCGCCATCCGCGGTTTCATCGACTCGCTGCGCTGCGAGCTGATTCACGACAACAGCGCCATCCGCCTGAGCATGGTGCAGCTGCCGGCGCACAACACGCCGCAGTTCGAATGGGCGCGCAACAAGATCGGCTGGCGTGCGCAGCCGGTGCCACCGATCCACACGCCGGAGGTCGCCGCCCGTGCGATCCTGCACGCAGCCCGGGAGGCGCCGCGAGAGCTGTGGGTCGGCAGCGCGAGCCTGAAGGCGATCATCGGCACGCTGTTCATGCCCGGCCTGCTCGATCGCATGCTCGCGCGGCAAGCCTGGGACGGCCAGCTGATCCCCGAACGCGCGCCTGAGGGCCGACCCGACAACCTGTTCGAGCCGGTCGAGGGGCTGCACGCCACCGAGGGACGCTTCAGCGATCAGGCCCAGCCACGTGCGCTGGCGCTCAGCTCGGCGACTGTTGGCAAGCTCGCGCTGGGTGCCGGCACGCTACTGGCCCTGGGCGCAGGCTGGGCGCTGGGCCGGCGCAGACGCTGA